The Brassica napus cultivar Da-Ae chromosome C7, Da-Ae, whole genome shotgun sequence genome has a segment encoding these proteins:
- the LOC106447786 gene encoding uncharacterized protein LOC106447786 isoform X1 translates to MASSDVVLGHSTFDALRLGRSAQMIVGRLLRFWDSKNIKKQGEFMGITLLFLDEKNSVIHGFIPAGRAPFYRPSLRAGSVVRVSRFEVARCTNMYKITDHPFVIRFIPQTTIAEVIENAPVINVEKFMLRSFDPLQALANTNLELPDVVGQIQYVQGSDLHDATVTTRVVIRFLIEPRVVVYLSLWDDAASMFRGLIGSGDRTQTVMVVTTVNPKLFGGNLYLNSTPATKFYFDNTLEAISEFTARLDGPVQEAFTCIDTKEGIRKKEVLSIGELNKFISNSNEQTQEAEFICKARVVDVLQQNGWSFVSCTGCSRKLDKDGSSLRCNRCVNPNITGVIKYRVELLVDDGQDNATFVVFDKEMLKLTKQDAAALTLNEINGGGGVELPQCLKDLGGQDFVFQIRVTPFNFTPNHRTFTVSAIVDTIVPETFKTNAAELVQVEGGEASATGSNMTGINMTGGEEKEPNPSNSGGKGGVRKRTRE, encoded by the exons ATGGCTTCCTCCGATGTTGTTCTCGGTCACTCCACCTTCGATGCTCTCCGACTGGGTAGATCTGCCCAGATGATTGTTGGTCGTCTCCTCCGTTTCTGGGACTCGAAAAACATCAAGAAGCAAGGTGAATTCATGGGCATCACTCTCCTCTTCCTTGACGAGAAG AATTCCGTCATACATGGATTCATTCCTGCTGGTCGCGCTCCTTTTTACCGTCCGTCCTTGCGAGCGGGTTCAGTTGTTAGAGTCTCCCGCTTTGAAGTTGCAAGATGTACAAATATGTACAAAATTACGGATCACCCTTTTGTGATCCGGTTCATCCCCCAGACAACCATTGCTGAAGTTATCGAAAATGCTCCTGTCATCAACGTTGAGAAATTCATGCTACGTTCGTTTGACCCCCTCCAAGCTCTCGCGAACACTAATTTGGAACTTCCAG ATGTTGTTGGGCAAATTCAGTATGTCCAAGGTTCGGACTTGCATGACGCTACGGTTACGACCCGAGTGGTTATTCGTTTCCTGATTGAACC GAGGGTGGTCGTTTACCTATCTCTGTGGGATGATGCTGCATCAATGTTTAGGGGACTCATCGGCTCCGGTGACAGGACACAGACAGTGATGGTGGTCACTACCGTGAATCCAAAACTATTTGGAG GTAACCTATACCTCAACTCAACTCCAGCGACGAAGTTTTATTTCGACAACACCCTTGAAGCCATCTCCGAGTTCACGGCCAG GTTAGATGGACCAGTCCAAGAAGCTTTTACGTGTATCGATACGAAAGAAGGGATTAGGAAAAAAGAAGTCCTCTCAATAGGAGAGCTAAACAAGTTCATTTCCAATTCTAACGAGCAG ACACAGGAAGCTGAATTCATTTGCAAGGCTCGGGTTGTTGATGTCCTGCAGCAAAATGGGTGGTCTTTCGTTTCTTGCACTGGCTGCAGCAGGAAGCTAGACAAAGATGGGTCTTCTCTTCGTTGCAACCGTTGTGTTAATCCCAACATCACCGGTGTCATCAA GTATCGTGTTGAACTTTTAGTTGATGATGGGCAAGATAACGCCACTTTTGTGGTGTTCGACAAGGAAATGCTTAAACTGACTAAGCAAGATGCAGCTGCCCTAACCCTCAATGAG ATAAATGGTGGTGGTGGCGTGGAACTCCCACAATGCCTTAAAGACCTTGGTGGACAAGATTTTGTCTTCCAGATACGTGTGACACCATTCAATTTCACACCAAATCACCGTACTTTCACAGTTTCTGCAATCGTTGACACCATCGTTCCCGAG ACTTTCAAGACCAATGCAGCTGAATTAGTTCAGGTGGAAGGTGGTGAAGCATCGGCAACTGGCAGCAACATGACAGGCATCAACATGACTGGAGGTGAAGAGAAAGAACCAAATCCTTCAAATTCTGGAGGCAAAGGAGGTGTCCGTAAACGTACCCGTGAGTGA
- the LOC106447786 gene encoding uncharacterized protein LOC106447786 isoform X2 produces MASSDVVLGHSTFDALRLGRSAQMIVGRLLRFWDSKNIKKQGEFMGITLLFLDEKNSVIHGFIPAGRAPFYRPSLRAGSVVRVSRFEVARCTNMYKITDHPFVIRFIPQTTIAEVIENAPVINVEKFMLRSFDPLQALANTNLELPDVVGQIQYVQGSDLHDATVTTRVVIRFLIEPRVVVYLSLWDDAASMFRGLIGSGDRTQTVMVVTTVNPKLFGGNLYLNSTPATKFYFDNTLEAISEFTARLDGPVQEAFTCIDTKEGIRKKEVLSIGELNKFISNSNEQEAEFICKARVVDVLQQNGWSFVSCTGCSRKLDKDGSSLRCNRCVNPNITGVIKYRVELLVDDGQDNATFVVFDKEMLKLTKQDAAALTLNEINGGGGVELPQCLKDLGGQDFVFQIRVTPFNFTPNHRTFTVSAIVDTIVPETFKTNAAELVQVEGGEASATGSNMTGINMTGGEEKEPNPSNSGGKGGVRKRTRE; encoded by the exons ATGGCTTCCTCCGATGTTGTTCTCGGTCACTCCACCTTCGATGCTCTCCGACTGGGTAGATCTGCCCAGATGATTGTTGGTCGTCTCCTCCGTTTCTGGGACTCGAAAAACATCAAGAAGCAAGGTGAATTCATGGGCATCACTCTCCTCTTCCTTGACGAGAAG AATTCCGTCATACATGGATTCATTCCTGCTGGTCGCGCTCCTTTTTACCGTCCGTCCTTGCGAGCGGGTTCAGTTGTTAGAGTCTCCCGCTTTGAAGTTGCAAGATGTACAAATATGTACAAAATTACGGATCACCCTTTTGTGATCCGGTTCATCCCCCAGACAACCATTGCTGAAGTTATCGAAAATGCTCCTGTCATCAACGTTGAGAAATTCATGCTACGTTCGTTTGACCCCCTCCAAGCTCTCGCGAACACTAATTTGGAACTTCCAG ATGTTGTTGGGCAAATTCAGTATGTCCAAGGTTCGGACTTGCATGACGCTACGGTTACGACCCGAGTGGTTATTCGTTTCCTGATTGAACC GAGGGTGGTCGTTTACCTATCTCTGTGGGATGATGCTGCATCAATGTTTAGGGGACTCATCGGCTCCGGTGACAGGACACAGACAGTGATGGTGGTCACTACCGTGAATCCAAAACTATTTGGAG GTAACCTATACCTCAACTCAACTCCAGCGACGAAGTTTTATTTCGACAACACCCTTGAAGCCATCTCCGAGTTCACGGCCAG GTTAGATGGACCAGTCCAAGAAGCTTTTACGTGTATCGATACGAAAGAAGGGATTAGGAAAAAAGAAGTCCTCTCAATAGGAGAGCTAAACAAGTTCATTTCCAATTCTAACGAGCAG GAAGCTGAATTCATTTGCAAGGCTCGGGTTGTTGATGTCCTGCAGCAAAATGGGTGGTCTTTCGTTTCTTGCACTGGCTGCAGCAGGAAGCTAGACAAAGATGGGTCTTCTCTTCGTTGCAACCGTTGTGTTAATCCCAACATCACCGGTGTCATCAA GTATCGTGTTGAACTTTTAGTTGATGATGGGCAAGATAACGCCACTTTTGTGGTGTTCGACAAGGAAATGCTTAAACTGACTAAGCAAGATGCAGCTGCCCTAACCCTCAATGAG ATAAATGGTGGTGGTGGCGTGGAACTCCCACAATGCCTTAAAGACCTTGGTGGACAAGATTTTGTCTTCCAGATACGTGTGACACCATTCAATTTCACACCAAATCACCGTACTTTCACAGTTTCTGCAATCGTTGACACCATCGTTCCCGAG ACTTTCAAGACCAATGCAGCTGAATTAGTTCAGGTGGAAGGTGGTGAAGCATCGGCAACTGGCAGCAACATGACAGGCATCAACATGACTGGAGGTGAAGAGAAAGAACCAAATCCTTCAAATTCTGGAGGCAAAGGAGGTGTCCGTAAACGTACCCGTGAGTGA
- the LOC106447785 gene encoding calcium-dependent protein kinase 16-like has protein sequence MGLCFSSAKVSGRQHRSPRSPNPPHHPLAVAKPRPPQTPCSFLAVTIQKDHKAQPRRNAATTTNKKTPPQTQTRQTPTHGKVREKAKRHGEKIPYGKRVDFGYAKDFDNRYTIGKLLGHGQFGYTYVATDKRTGDRVAVKKIDKAKMTRPIAVEDVRREVKILQALTGHENVVRFYNAFEDKNSVYIAMELCEGGELLDRILSKKDSHYTERDAAVVVRQMLKVAAECHLRGLVHRDMKPENFLFKSTEEDSVLKATDFGLSDFIKPGKKFHDIVGSAYYVAPEVLKRRSGPESDVWSIGVISYILLCGRRPFWDKTEDGIFKEVLKNKPDFRRKPWPTISNSAKDFVKKLLVKDPRARLTAAQALSHPWVREGGDATEIPIDISVLSNMRQFVKFSRLKQFALRALATTLDEEELADLRDQFGAMDADKNGAISLDEMRQALAKDHPWKLKDARVAEILQAIDSNTDGFVDFEEFVAAALHVNQLEEHDSEKWQQRSRAAFEKFDIDGDGFITAEELRMHTGLKGSIEPLLEEADIDHDGKISLHEFRRLLKTASIKSRNVRNPPGYLTSRKA, from the exons ATGGGTCTCTGTTTCTCCTCCGCCAAAGTCTCCGGCCGCCAACACCGCAGCCCCCGGAGTCCCAACCCACCACATCATCCTCTCGCCGTCGCTAAACCCAGACCGCCGCAAACGCCATGTTCATTCCTAGCCGTTACGATCCAGAAAGACCACAAGGCCCAACCGCGACGTAACGCCGCGACGACGACGAATAAGAAAACGCCGCCGCAGACGCAAACGCGACAGACGCCAACGCACGGGAAGGTGAGAGAGAAGGCGAAGAGACACGGAGAAAAGATCCCGTACGGTAAGCGCGTGGATTTCGGGTACGCTAAAGATTTCGATAACCGTTACACCATCGGGAAGTTGCTCGGACATGGCCAGTTCGGTTATACATACGTGGCTACCGATAAAAGGACAGGAGATCGTGTCGCTGTGAAGAAAATCGATAAAGCCAAG ATGACACGGCCGATAGCTGTGGAAGATGTTAGGAGAGAGGTGAAGATACTTCAAGCTTTAACTGGTCATGAAAACGTGGTTCGGTTCTACAATGCCTTCGAGGACAAGAACTCTGTTTATATAGCCATGGA GTTATGCGAGGGTGGTGAGTTGCTGGATCGGATATTATCCAA GAAAGATAGTCATTATACCGAGAGAGACGCGGCCGTGGTAGTGAGACAGATGCTAAAAGTTGCAGCTGAATGTCATTTACGTGGTTTGGTTCATAGAGATATGAAACCAGAG AATTTTCTGTTCAAATCAACTGAAGAAGATTCGGTTCTAAAAGCTACAGATTTCGGTTTATCAGACTTCATAAAACCAG GCAAGAAGTTTCATGATATAGTAGGGAGCGCGTATTACGTAGCACCTGAAGTATTGAAACGAAGGTCAGGACCCGAATCAGATGTGTGGAGTATTGGTGTTATCAGTTACATTCTTCTCTGTGGGAGACGACCTTTCTGGGATAAGACTGAAGATGGTATCTTCAAAGAG GTATTGAAGAACAAACCTGACTTCAGAAGAAAACCATGGCCAACCATTAGCAACAGCGCCAAAGATTTCGTTAAGAAGTTGTTAGTAAAAGACCCAAGAGCTAGATTAACAGCTGCGCAGGCACTAT CACATCCATGGGTTAGAGAAGGAGGAGATGCAACTGAGATTCCCATAGACATATCTGTTCTCAGCAATATGCGTCAGTTTGTTAAATTTAGCCGCCTCAAGCAATTCGCATTAAGA GCTCTTGCAACGACGCTTGATGAAGAGGAGTTGGCTGATCTTAGAGACCAGTTTGGTGCGATGGATGCTGATAAGAATGGAGCCATTAGCCTTGACGAGATGCGGCAG GCCCTTGCGAAAGATCATCCTTGGAAGCTTAAAGATGCACGAGTCGCTGAGATTCTTCAAGCG ATTGATAGCAATACAGATGGATTTGTGGATTTCGAGGAGTTTGTTGCTGCTGCGTTACACGTAAACCAACTAGAGGAGCATGATTCTGAGAAATGGCAACAGAGATCAAGAGCAGCATTTGAGAAATTCGATATAGACGGAGATGGATTTATAACAGCAGAAGAACTTCGAATG CATACTGGCTTGAAAGGGTCCATTGAGCCACTACTTGAAGAAGCAGACATTGATCATGATGGTAAAATCAGTCTCCATGAGTTTCGTAGACTTTTGAAAACAGCGAGTATCAAATCAAGAAATGTTAGAAACCCTCCTGGTTATCTTACTTCTCGGAAAGCCTGA
- the LOC106445077 gene encoding cold shock domain-containing protein 3-like, translating to MAQDDQSAARSTGTVNWFSDAKGYGFIAPDDGGDELFVHQSSIVSDGFRTLTVDEPVEYAIAIGNDGKTKAVDVTAPGGGSLNKKEMSSRGNGGSCFSCGEVGHMAKDCAGGKRYGGGGRRSGGEGSCYVCGNVGHFARDCRQNAGGNSGGGGGGGVECYNCGVVGHMAKDCRGGNRYGGRGSGGEGCYTCGDVGHFARDCRANGGGNVGGGGGNTCYTCGGVGHMARVCTSRRSSGTGGGGACYECGGIGHLARDCDRRGSGRSGGGGGKCFTCGEEGHFARDCSSLA from the coding sequence ATGGCGCAAGACGATCAATCGGCGGCGAGATCTACCGGAACAGTTAACTGGTTCAGCGATGCCAAAGGCTATGGTTTCATCGCTCCGGACGATGGCGGAGACGAGCTTTTCGTTCATCAGTCCTCGATCGTCTCCGACGGTTTCCGAACCTTGACTGTTGATGAGCCGGTTGAGTACGCGATCGCGATTGGAAACGACGGAAAGACCAAGGCCGTCGATGTCACTGCTCCCGGCGGCGGATCTCTCAACAAGAAGGAAATGAGCTCCCGCGGAAACGGCGGTAGCTGTTTCAGTTGCGGCGAGGTTGGCCATATGGCGAAGGATTGCGCCGGTGGAAAAAGATACGGAGGCGGAGGGCGTAGATCCGGTGGCGAAGGCTCTTGCTACGTGTGCGGTAATGTAGGACATTTCGCTAGGGATTGTAGGCAGAACGCCGGTGGAAACAGCGGAGGCGGAGGCGGAGGCGGAGTCGAGTGTTACAATTGCGGAGTGGTTGGTCATATGGCGAAGGATTGTCGCGGTGGGAACAGATACGGTGGCCGTGGATCTGGCGGTGAGGGATGCTACACGTGTGGCGATGTGGGGCATTTCGCTAGGGACTGCAGGGCAAACGGCGGTGGAAACGTCGGCGGTGGCGGTGGAAACACTTGCTATACGTGTGGCGGAGTTGGCCACATGGCTAGAGTTTGCACAAGCAGGAGATCGTCCGGtactggtggtggtggtgcttGCTACGAGTGTGGAGGCATTGGTCACTTGGCACGTGACTGTGATCGTAGAGGAAGCGGAAGAAGTGGCGGAGGTGGTGGCAAGTGTTTCACATGCGGGGAGGAAGGTCACTTTGCAAGGGACTGCTCTTCGCTTgcttaa